One window of the Carnobacterium maltaromaticum DSM 20342 genome contains the following:
- a CDS encoding LLM class flavin-dependent oxidoreductase, which translates to MKKNLNYLPQFDSTKGIEFGLYTLGDHIANPHTGAQISAGQRLKDIREMAILSEQAGLDTFVVGESHQDYFVTQAHAVVLSAIAQATSKIKVSSGATIMSTSDPVRVFENFSTIDLLSDGRVELVAGRASRVGLFELLGYDLQDYEELFEEKFDLLLKINQNEYINWEGQFRRPLTNAHIIPRPNGGQLPIWRAVGGSPGSAIRAGRAGVPMYMAHLGGPASVFKQTIDAYRQSAAEVGYDETTLPIATAGLFYAAETSQDAMKEYYPHVNEGIQLSNGQGFPKQAFAQATDKRSIINVGSPQQIIEKILYQHEMFGHQRYVAQLDFGGVPFDKIMKNIELIGNEILPAVKKYTAKESNTK; encoded by the coding sequence ATGAAAAAGAATTTAAATTATTTACCACAGTTTGATTCAACCAAAGGGATTGAATTTGGTTTATATACTTTAGGAGACCATATCGCGAATCCCCATACAGGTGCTCAAATTTCAGCTGGACAGCGTTTAAAGGATATTAGAGAAATGGCCATTCTATCTGAACAAGCAGGTCTAGATACCTTTGTTGTCGGCGAAAGTCATCAGGACTATTTTGTCACACAAGCCCATGCTGTTGTTTTATCAGCAATTGCTCAAGCAACGTCCAAAATCAAAGTCTCAAGTGGCGCAACGATTATGAGTACATCTGATCCTGTTCGCGTATTTGAAAATTTTTCTACGATTGATTTGTTATCTGACGGTCGAGTTGAACTTGTGGCTGGACGTGCTTCACGAGTCGGCTTATTCGAGTTGTTAGGGTATGACTTGCAAGACTATGAAGAATTATTTGAGGAAAAATTTGATTTATTATTAAAAATCAATCAAAATGAGTACATTAATTGGGAAGGTCAATTCCGTCGTCCTCTTACTAATGCACATATTATTCCTCGACCAAATGGCGGACAATTGCCAATTTGGCGTGCTGTAGGAGGTTCTCCTGGAAGTGCAATTCGAGCTGGACGTGCTGGTGTTCCAATGTATATGGCCCATCTAGGTGGTCCTGCTAGTGTATTTAAGCAAACAATTGATGCGTATCGTCAATCTGCTGCTGAAGTCGGATATGATGAAACAACTCTACCGATTGCTACAGCCGGACTCTTTTATGCTGCTGAAACTTCTCAGGATGCTATGAAAGAATACTATCCACATGTCAATGAAGGAATCCAATTAAGTAATGGACAAGGTTTTCCTAAACAAGCTTTCGCTCAGGCAACCGATAAGCGTAGTATTATTAATGTTGGATCACCACAACAAATTATTGAAAAAATTCTTTATCAACATGAGATGTTTGGGCATCAACGTTACGTTGCTCAATTAGATTTCGGCGGGGTTCCTTTTGATAAAATCATGAAAAATATTGAATTAATCGGAAATGAAATTTTGCCTGCTGTTAAAAAATATACGGCAAAGGAGTCTAATACTAAATGA
- a CDS encoding NADPH-dependent FMN reductase, with product MKIVLLSGSTVGSKTQTMMKTIEEKIQTNYSDVELTFLNLKELTIQFSDGRNFLDYDGDTGFVTRSIMDADIILIGSPTFQASIPGTLKNIFDLLPQNAFQGKIIGLAMTAGSAKHFLVAETQLKPIINYMKGNLVPNYVFVEEVDFNQNEIVNDDVLFRLDKLVEDAIVLTKAYQQMWQEQEDAYGF from the coding sequence ATGAAAATCGTCTTATTATCTGGCTCAACTGTAGGCTCAAAAACCCAAACAATGATGAAAACCATTGAAGAAAAGATTCAAACGAACTATTCTGATGTAGAATTAACTTTCTTAAATTTAAAAGAATTAACTATTCAGTTTAGTGATGGTCGCAACTTTTTAGATTATGATGGAGATACAGGATTTGTTACTAGAAGCATAATGGATGCTGATATTATTTTAATTGGTTCTCCAACGTTTCAAGCCTCTATTCCTGGGACCTTAAAGAATATCTTTGATTTATTGCCTCAAAATGCTTTTCAAGGAAAAATTATTGGTTTGGCAATGACTGCTGGTTCAGCAAAACATTTTCTTGTTGCTGAAACGCAATTAAAACCCATTATCAATTATATGAAAGGGAATTTAGTTCCCAATTACGTTTTTGTTGAAGAGGTTGATTTTAATCAGAACGAAATTGTAAACGACGATGTCTTATTTCGCTTAGATAAGTTAGTTGAAGACGCAATTGTTTTGACAAAAGCTTATCAACAAATGTGGCAAGAGCAAGAAGATGCTTATGGTTTTTAA
- a CDS encoding type II toxin-antitoxin system RelB/DinJ family antitoxin — translation MGANALTVKDDYIRVRTNKELKKKATKIVESMQLDMSTVINMTLDQIVRHNGLPFDVTNEDEAEIQFKKLQLEVAKGTTAAKAGKVKDIDEVRALFTKLNLD, via the coding sequence ATGGGAGCAAATGCACTGACAGTAAAAGATGATTATATTCGTGTTCGAACGAATAAAGAATTGAAGAAAAAGGCTACTAAAATTGTAGAAAGCATGCAATTAGATATGAGTACAGTAATCAATATGACACTAGACCAAATTGTGAGACACAATGGTTTACCTTTTGATGTTACGAATGAAGATGAGGCGGAAATTCAATTTAAAAAATTACAGTTGGAAGTGGCTAAAGGCACGACAGCGGCTAAGGCTGGAAAAGTAAAGGATATTGATGAAGTAAGAGCCTTATTTACTAAATTAAATTTGGATTAA
- a CDS encoding beta-glucosidase yields MKYQSLIEQMTLEEKASLMSGENFWNTKAIERLNIPSIMLTDGPHGLRKQGGKADHLGLNASLPATCYPTAATLANSWDRELLNEIGQFLAAECVSENVSVILGPGLNLKRNPLCGRNFEYFSEDPYLTGELASQQVKGIQSQGVAASPKHFAVNSQEHMRMTIDEVVDERSLRELYLEGFRRVVKQSKPKTIMSSYNKINGIYANEHPHLMNDILYGEWQFDGVMVTDWGGNNDRVAGLRAGNQLEMPSTNGITDQEIVVAIQTGELSEAILDQAVNQLLKLVFETSSVTEKPVTIDYQKHHEKAVDAAKRSMVLLKNQKEILPLRASEKIALIGDFANKPRYQGAGSSLINPTQVPNFVEVLKESPLSIQGYAQGYQRMGQRVKTKLVNEAIELAKKVDKVLLFVGLDESREAEGIDRHDLKLPFNQLHLIEEITKVNPNVVIVLAGGGVLELPFEERVQGILHSYLAGQGVAEALKEILLGTYNPSGKLSETYPLAYESVPSATYYPGKEATSEHREGLFVGYRYFDTANVPVKYSFGYGLSYTKFAYSDITREDLSVSFTVSNSGKVAGEEVAQLYIEKQESKIIRAKRELKGFEKIYLEPGQSKVVTIQLTEHDFSYYSLVNQDWAIEAGNYNIQIGSSIEDIRLTTMIEQVGKNESEEYQLKKYPTYAQANVQRIPDAEFYQLLGYQPPALLWDPKKPLGMNDTIAQARNKNWLGKSSYNIVIFVKNVLKIVKQPLWSNNVYFVLNMPFRQMERFTGGKISKKNVQRYLRWVNGKN; encoded by the coding sequence GTGAAGTATCAAAGTTTAATCGAGCAAATGACCCTTGAAGAAAAAGCGTCATTGATGTCTGGTGAAAATTTTTGGAATACAAAAGCGATTGAACGCTTAAATATTCCGTCGATTATGTTAACGGATGGGCCGCATGGCTTACGTAAACAAGGAGGGAAAGCAGATCATTTAGGATTAAACGCTAGTTTGCCAGCAACTTGTTATCCAACAGCAGCAACTTTAGCTAACAGTTGGGACCGAGAGTTGCTTAATGAAATTGGCCAATTTTTGGCAGCAGAATGTGTATCTGAAAATGTGAGTGTGATTTTAGGACCTGGTTTAAATCTTAAGCGTAACCCATTATGTGGACGTAATTTTGAATATTTTTCCGAAGATCCTTATTTAACAGGTGAACTAGCTAGCCAGCAAGTAAAAGGAATTCAAAGTCAGGGCGTTGCAGCTTCCCCAAAACATTTTGCCGTAAATAGCCAAGAGCATATGCGTATGACAATAGATGAAGTTGTAGATGAACGTTCACTAAGAGAACTTTATTTAGAGGGATTTAGACGAGTAGTCAAGCAAAGCAAACCTAAAACAATTATGTCCTCCTATAATAAAATCAATGGCATTTATGCAAATGAGCATCCACATCTTATGAATGATATCTTATATGGTGAGTGGCAATTTGATGGTGTTATGGTAACGGATTGGGGAGGAAACAATGATCGAGTAGCAGGTTTAAGAGCAGGAAATCAGTTAGAAATGCCATCAACCAATGGGATTACCGATCAGGAAATTGTTGTAGCTATTCAAACCGGTGAATTATCTGAAGCTATTTTAGACCAAGCTGTTAATCAACTATTAAAATTAGTTTTTGAAACGAGCTCAGTGACTGAAAAACCCGTTACCATTGATTATCAGAAACATCATGAAAAAGCTGTTGATGCTGCAAAACGATCGATGGTTCTCTTGAAGAATCAAAAAGAAATTTTACCCTTGAGAGCTAGTGAAAAAATCGCTTTAATCGGTGATTTTGCCAATAAACCTCGCTATCAAGGAGCTGGAAGTTCGTTGATTAACCCAACTCAAGTACCCAATTTTGTGGAAGTGTTGAAAGAAAGCCCTTTGTCAATACAAGGCTATGCTCAAGGTTATCAACGAATGGGGCAACGTGTAAAAACTAAGTTAGTTAATGAGGCTATAGAATTAGCCAAAAAAGTGGATAAAGTGTTATTATTTGTTGGCTTAGATGAAAGTCGGGAAGCGGAAGGCATTGACCGTCATGATTTAAAATTACCATTTAATCAACTACATTTGATTGAGGAAATAACCAAAGTTAATCCTAATGTGGTTATCGTTTTAGCAGGGGGTGGGGTCCTAGAACTGCCCTTTGAAGAGCGTGTGCAAGGTATTCTTCATAGTTATTTAGCTGGACAAGGAGTAGCCGAAGCTCTAAAAGAAATTTTATTAGGCACATACAATCCAAGTGGGAAATTAAGTGAAACGTACCCTTTAGCGTATGAGTCGGTACCATCAGCCACTTATTATCCAGGGAAAGAAGCCACTTCAGAACATCGTGAAGGATTATTTGTCGGATATCGTTATTTTGATACAGCAAATGTACCTGTTAAATATTCCTTTGGTTACGGACTTTCTTATACGAAATTTGCTTATTCTGATATCACTCGAGAGGATTTATCTGTGAGTTTTACTGTTAGCAATAGTGGAAAAGTAGCAGGAGAAGAAGTTGCACAACTTTATATTGAAAAGCAAGAATCCAAAATTATTCGCGCAAAACGAGAGCTAAAAGGATTTGAGAAAATCTATTTAGAACCTGGTCAATCCAAAGTAGTGACAATCCAATTAACAGAGCATGATTTTTCTTACTATAGCTTAGTCAATCAAGACTGGGCAATAGAAGCTGGCAACTATAACATTCAAATTGGAAGTTCGATAGAAGATATACGTTTAACGACTATGATAGAGCAAGTAGGAAAGAACGAGAGTGAGGAATATCAGTTAAAAAAATACCCAACTTATGCTCAAGCTAATGTTCAAAGAATTCCAGATGCAGAATTTTATCAGTTGTTAGGCTATCAACCACCAGCGTTGCTTTGGGACCCTAAAAAACCACTTGGGATGAATGATACAATTGCCCAAGCAAGAAATAAAAATTGGTTAGGTAAATCTAGCTACAACATAGTGATTTTTGTGAAAAATGTCTTGAAAATAGTCAAACAACCACTTTGGTCGAATAATGTTTATTTTGTTTTAAATATGCCTTTTAGACAAATGGAGCGATTTACAGGTGGGAAAATTAGTAAAAAAAATGTCCAGCGTTATTTACGCTGGGTGAATGGCAAAAATTAG
- a CDS encoding glycoside hydrolase family 3 protein, which produces MRNWWRKRRARKALISQQVKKDKEATKAKKIIWQTLPDDEKRAAKESIKQLKKSEKQTYKVELKKLDKKERREHKKEHKIYRKIKNRPRRLIGWSLVGLFILFIGVKFGPTVTSMYAVMSGSKLHINTETSAGERARNHGNKISEEVANEGIVLLKNEDKSLPLEDKKINVFGVSAFNFRYGGGGSGGSDTSNAVNLFDGLKNAGIEYNSKLYDFYQELPEVAKAEAGKNESGLLQVAKSMLAPSDDDELAISYLKDKVVKESKDFSENALIVLTSSGVESSDMSKEELELTANKKALIKKICENFENVTIVVNAGNALELGYLEEFPQIKSVLWVGTPGPFGTKSLGNVLAGNLNPSGRLTDTYVYDNDSAPATENFGNYQYDNLDQAFVNYQENIYIGYRFYETYYEGNEAGYKKAVLYPYGHGLSYSTFDWKVTKKDFSKDKMTVSVEVTNVGDVAGKDVVQLYYSAPYSKGGLEKSAIVLGAYGKTKLLKPGEKETLELSYATNDMASYDQIKEEAYVLDAGNYQIKLARNVHDIAEVFDYEIAEQKIIKEDAVTGTVIENKFEKSLGDLDYLSRSDWEGTYPSDKKMNHKAPQFVLDEVAKKTTDSKLTMPIFGADNGIQLADLKGLEHDDPKWEKFLDQFTAEELIDYMANGAYQTNEIKRLGVPSSVLLDGPAGINSFFKPVKAAAFPTEIVLAATWNNELAYEMGEAVGKEAKAYGVHGWYAPAVNLHRTSMGGRNFEYFSEDPLLSGKMGASVISGAQNQGIIVFMKHFAMNDQETNARSGLYVWGNEQSIRELHLRPFEIAVKEGKTLGTMSSFSLINGKWAGGNSELLNDILRDEWGFEGVVSSDAVFGFMHADKAVVAGNDLMLDIMSIPTNTKRLEKAYKADPSGTAIGLRTSAHNTMYALLQTYLFDEK; this is translated from the coding sequence ATGAGAAATTGGTGGAGAAAACGTAGAGCAAGAAAAGCATTAATTAGTCAGCAAGTAAAAAAAGATAAAGAAGCAACGAAGGCTAAGAAAATAATTTGGCAAACGTTACCTGATGATGAAAAAAGAGCAGCTAAAGAGTCTATAAAACAACTTAAAAAATCAGAAAAACAAACTTATAAAGTTGAGCTTAAAAAGCTAGATAAAAAAGAACGGAGAGAACATAAAAAAGAGCATAAAATTTATCGTAAAATAAAAAATAGACCAAGAAGACTAATTGGTTGGTCATTAGTAGGTTTATTTATCCTCTTTATTGGAGTGAAATTCGGTCCAACAGTTACTTCGATGTACGCTGTTATGAGTGGTAGTAAGTTGCACATCAATACGGAGACATCTGCTGGTGAAAGGGCTCGTAATCATGGAAATAAAATCTCTGAAGAAGTAGCGAATGAAGGAATTGTATTATTAAAAAATGAGGACAAAAGCTTACCTTTAGAAGATAAAAAAATTAATGTTTTTGGTGTCTCTGCATTTAACTTCCGATATGGAGGTGGTGGATCAGGTGGGTCAGATACCTCTAATGCGGTTAATCTATTTGATGGTTTAAAAAATGCCGGCATAGAGTACAATTCAAAATTATACGATTTTTATCAAGAGCTTCCAGAGGTAGCGAAAGCGGAAGCTGGGAAAAATGAAAGTGGTTTACTTCAAGTAGCAAAATCAATGCTAGCACCATCAGATGATGATGAGTTAGCTATTTCATATTTAAAAGATAAAGTTGTGAAAGAATCAAAGGATTTTTCTGAAAATGCTTTGATTGTTCTGACTAGTTCAGGTGTTGAGAGCAGTGACATGTCGAAAGAAGAATTGGAATTAACAGCAAATAAGAAAGCATTAATCAAGAAAATATGCGAAAACTTTGAAAATGTTACAATTGTTGTAAATGCTGGAAATGCTTTGGAATTAGGGTACCTTGAAGAATTTCCACAAATAAAATCTGTTCTTTGGGTAGGAACACCTGGACCTTTTGGGACGAAGTCATTGGGAAATGTTTTAGCTGGCAATTTAAATCCATCGGGTCGGCTAACAGATACCTATGTGTATGACAATGATTCTGCACCAGCAACAGAAAATTTTGGTAATTATCAATATGATAATTTAGACCAAGCTTTTGTTAATTACCAAGAAAATATTTATATCGGTTACCGTTTCTATGAGACATATTATGAAGGTAATGAAGCGGGTTATAAAAAAGCTGTCCTTTATCCATATGGACATGGACTAAGTTATAGTACATTTGATTGGAAAGTTACAAAGAAAGATTTCTCAAAAGATAAGATGACGGTTAGTGTTGAAGTTACGAACGTTGGAGATGTCGCTGGTAAAGACGTAGTTCAACTCTATTATTCAGCCCCATATAGCAAGGGTGGACTAGAAAAATCAGCGATTGTATTAGGCGCTTATGGCAAGACTAAGCTATTGAAACCAGGTGAAAAAGAAACGCTAGAATTAAGTTATGCAACAAATGATATGGCTTCATATGATCAAATCAAAGAAGAAGCCTATGTACTTGATGCGGGAAATTACCAAATTAAATTAGCTCGAAATGTACATGATATTGCAGAAGTCTTTGACTATGAAATTGCTGAACAAAAAATAATCAAAGAAGATGCTGTCACTGGAACAGTCATTGAAAATAAATTTGAAAAAAGTTTAGGCGATTTGGATTATTTATCAAGAAGCGATTGGGAAGGTACGTATCCATCTGACAAAAAGATGAATCACAAAGCTCCTCAATTTGTATTGGATGAAGTAGCAAAAAAAACGACAGATTCTAAATTAACTATGCCGATATTTGGTGCAGATAATGGTATTCAATTAGCTGATTTAAAAGGCTTAGAGCATGATGATCCAAAATGGGAGAAGTTTTTAGATCAATTTACAGCAGAAGAATTAATTGACTACATGGCGAATGGAGCGTACCAAACGAATGAAATTAAGCGTTTAGGCGTCCCTAGTTCCGTATTACTAGATGGTCCAGCTGGCATTAATTCATTCTTTAAACCTGTCAAAGCTGCGGCCTTCCCAACAGAAATAGTCTTAGCTGCGACATGGAATAATGAATTAGCTTATGAAATGGGTGAGGCTGTTGGGAAAGAAGCTAAAGCCTATGGTGTTCACGGATGGTATGCACCAGCAGTTAATCTGCATCGCACATCAATGGGGGGACGTAATTTTGAGTATTTCTCCGAAGATCCGTTGCTTTCTGGTAAAATGGGTGCATCTGTTATCTCGGGAGCACAAAATCAAGGTATTATCGTTTTTATGAAGCATTTTGCAATGAATGATCAAGAAACAAATGCGCGTTCTGGCTTGTATGTCTGGGGCAATGAGCAATCTATTCGTGAACTTCATTTACGTCCCTTTGAAATTGCTGTTAAAGAAGGAAAAACATTAGGAACTATGTCCAGCTTCAGTTTGATTAATGGCAAATGGGCTGGTGGAAATTCAGAATTGTTAAATGATATTTTACGAGATGAATGGGGCTTTGAAGGTGTCGTGTCTAGTGATGCAGTCTTTGGTTTTATGCATGCAGATAAGGCTGTTGTTGCGGGTAATGATTTAATGCTAGATATTATGAGTATTCCAACAAATACAAAACGTCTAGAAAAAGCCTACAAAGCGGATCCATCGGGGACAGCTATTGGTTTAAGAACCAGTGCTCATAATACGATGTATGCACTGTTACAAACGTACTTATTTGATGAAAAATAG